One part of the Thermococcus radiotolerans genome encodes these proteins:
- a CDS encoding tungsten cofactor oxidoreductase radical SAM maturase, producing MEKDAHRFELNGAFVLIPKKPDLKYLYIEITNRCNLRCEMCFKQYWEDPEGDMDWELFMKILDDAEELPELEMIYFGGIGEPTVHPRFMDMAKEVKRRGFALGISTNGFLLTDKRIEELVELGLDLIYFSVDSVPTQPVDIGHIKPDVTGSRIRKIQEVKKKLGSDVPHIGVEVVVTKENYAELIDIVHYVGSLGVDTVLISNLIPITKEHAKLIVYDGSVDMKPIVDKLEAVYHGYIYKLAEFSLRTERHCEFVEKNVAVIRWDGEVAPCYRFLHTYPEIVFGREKRVIAYSFGNVKEKSLKEIWTSRDYSWFRFVVKNSLYPSCADCPLNESCSFVWDTESDCWSNKPSCADCLWARRIVLCPIPEKGMKGYW from the coding sequence ACAGGTGCAACCTCCGCTGCGAGATGTGCTTCAAGCAGTACTGGGAGGACCCCGAGGGGGATATGGACTGGGAACTCTTCATGAAGATTCTAGACGATGCGGAGGAGCTTCCTGAGCTGGAGATGATATACTTCGGAGGAATAGGCGAGCCCACGGTTCATCCGAGGTTCATGGACATGGCCAAGGAGGTCAAGAGGAGAGGATTTGCGCTGGGAATAAGCACCAACGGCTTTCTTCTCACCGACAAACGCATAGAGGAGCTCGTTGAGCTCGGCCTCGATCTGATATACTTCTCGGTGGACTCCGTGCCCACCCAACCGGTGGATATAGGGCACATAAAGCCAGACGTTACGGGTTCCAGGATCAGGAAGATCCAGGAGGTCAAGAAGAAGCTCGGAAGCGACGTCCCGCACATAGGGGTCGAGGTGGTGGTCACCAAGGAGAACTACGCCGAGCTCATAGACATAGTACACTACGTGGGGTCGCTGGGCGTGGACACCGTCCTCATCTCAAACCTGATTCCAATAACGAAGGAGCACGCGAAGCTGATAGTCTACGACGGAAGCGTTGACATGAAGCCGATAGTAGACAAGCTCGAGGCCGTGTACCACGGCTACATCTACAAGCTCGCGGAGTTCTCCCTGAGGACGGAGAGGCACTGCGAGTTCGTGGAGAAGAACGTGGCCGTCATACGCTGGGACGGCGAGGTCGCCCCGTGCTACCGCTTCCTGCACACATACCCGGAGATAGTCTTCGGAAGGGAGAAGAGGGTAATAGCGTACTCATTTGGGAACGTTAAGGAGAAGAGCCTCAAGGAGATATGGACCAGCAGGGATTACTCCTGGTTCCGCTTCGTCGTCAAGAATTCGCTGTATCCAAGCTGCGCGGATTGTCCGCTCAACGAGTCCTGTTCCTTCGTGTGGGATACTGAGTCAGACTGCTGGAGCAACAAGCCGAGCTGCGCCGACTGCCTCTGGGCGAGGCGCATAGTGCTCTGCCCGATACCCGAAAAAGGCATGAAAGGATATTGGTGA